The proteins below come from a single Piscinibacter gummiphilus genomic window:
- a CDS encoding SDR family oxidoreductase — protein sequence MNILVIGASRGIGLEFVRQYRADKAQVTATARSDEGLKALRELGATALQLDVASTESASRLGWQIEGAAFDVAIVVAGVYGPSTRGLQPPTEADFDTVMHTNVLGPMRVIPQIADALAPGAKLAVLSSRMGAIGPRSSASGWLYRASKAAVNSVLKDASIVLQDKATCVSFHPGWVRTDMGGAGADLAVDVSVGHMRRVIAGLTPSDNGQFFDHDGTPIAW from the coding sequence ATGAACATCCTCGTCATCGGCGCTTCCCGCGGCATCGGCCTCGAGTTCGTGCGCCAGTACCGGGCCGACAAGGCCCAGGTCACCGCCACCGCACGCAGCGATGAAGGCCTGAAGGCCTTGCGCGAGCTTGGCGCCACGGCGCTGCAGCTCGACGTGGCCAGCACCGAGAGCGCCTCGCGCCTGGGCTGGCAGATCGAAGGCGCGGCCTTCGACGTGGCCATCGTCGTGGCGGGCGTCTACGGGCCGAGCACGCGCGGTCTGCAACCGCCCACCGAGGCCGATTTCGACACGGTGATGCACACCAACGTGCTCGGCCCCATGCGCGTGATCCCGCAGATCGCCGACGCGCTCGCGCCGGGCGCGAAGCTCGCGGTGCTGTCGTCGCGCATGGGCGCGATCGGCCCGCGCAGTTCGGCGAGCGGCTGGCTGTACCGCGCGTCGAAGGCGGCGGTCAACTCGGTGCTGAAAGACGCGTCGATCGTCCTGCAAGACAAGGCCACCTGCGTGAGCTTCCACCCCGGCTGGGTGCGCACCGACATGGGCGGCGCGGGCGCCGACCTCGCAGTCGACGTGAGCGTGGGCCACATGCGCCGCGTGATCGCCGGCCTCACACCCTCCGACAACGGCCAGTTTTTCGACCACGACGGAACCCCCATCGCATGGTGA
- the hisC gene encoding histidinol-phosphate transaminase gives MVSSPFWSPVVHGLVPYVPGEQPQVAGLVKLNTNENPYPPSPRVLAALRGEVGEALRLYPEPTGRTLRETIAGHHGLAPDQVFVGNSSDEVLAHVFMALLNHAPRPLLFPDITYAFYPVYCGLYGIPYRAVPLADDLSLRIDDYLHAGAGAVIFPNPNAPTGRALPRTEIERLLMARPDTLVVIDEAYVDFGADSAVPLIAQHPNLLVVHTMSKSRSLAGLRVGFAMGQAPLIEGLRRVKDSFNSYPLDRLATAGAIAAIEDVAYFEHTRDAVVATREWLVAALHTMGFETLPSQANFVFTRHPQRRGEALAAALRQQGVLVRRFAQPERIADYLRISVGDEAQTDRLLEALRNILADD, from the coding sequence ATGGTGAGCAGCCCTTTCTGGAGCCCGGTGGTCCACGGCCTCGTCCCCTACGTACCGGGCGAGCAGCCGCAGGTCGCCGGCCTCGTCAAACTCAACACCAACGAGAACCCGTACCCGCCCAGCCCGCGCGTGCTGGCGGCCTTGCGCGGCGAAGTCGGCGAGGCGCTTCGCCTGTACCCCGAGCCGACCGGGCGCACGCTGCGCGAGACGATCGCCGGGCACCACGGGCTGGCGCCCGACCAGGTGTTCGTCGGCAACAGCTCCGACGAGGTGCTCGCGCATGTGTTCATGGCGCTGCTCAACCACGCGCCGCGCCCGCTGCTCTTCCCCGACATCACCTACGCCTTCTACCCGGTGTATTGCGGTCTCTACGGCATCCCGTATCGCGCGGTGCCACTGGCCGACGACCTGAGCCTGCGCATCGACGACTACCTGCACGCCGGGGCGGGTGCGGTCATCTTCCCCAACCCCAATGCCCCGACCGGCCGCGCATTGCCGCGCACGGAGATCGAACGCCTGCTCATGGCGCGCCCCGACACGCTGGTCGTGATCGACGAGGCCTATGTCGACTTCGGCGCCGACTCCGCCGTGCCGCTGATTGCGCAGCACCCGAACCTTCTGGTGGTGCACACGATGTCGAAGTCACGCTCGCTCGCCGGCCTGCGTGTGGGCTTCGCCATGGGCCAGGCGCCGCTGATCGAAGGCCTGAGGCGCGTGAAGGACAGCTTCAACTCCTACCCGCTCGACCGGCTGGCCACGGCCGGTGCCATCGCCGCCATCGAAGACGTCGCCTATTTCGAGCACACCCGCGATGCGGTGGTGGCCACCCGCGAATGGCTCGTGGCCGCGCTGCACACGATGGGTTTCGAGACGCTGCCCTCGCAGGCTAATTTCGTCTTCACCCGCCACCCGCAGCGCCGCGGCGAGGCGCTGGCCGCCGCGTTGCGCCAGCAGGGCGTGCTGGTGCGGCGCTTCGCGCAACCGGAGCGCATTGCCGATTACCTGCGCATCAGCGTCGGCGACGAGGCGCAGACCGACCGCCTGCTGGAAGCGCTGCGCAACATCCTCGCCGACGACTGA